One Augochlora pura isolate Apur16 chromosome 10, APUR_v2.2.1, whole genome shotgun sequence DNA window includes the following coding sequences:
- the LOC144475728 gene encoding venom protease — protein sequence MEIRNNVLLVVLFQLCICSLTIGLPLDLQEGSACTLENGGPGVCQKLQNCPERIKEVEEGKRDWDAAGRCGFVGFMEIVCCPGTTTIIDKLNPRPSEAACNAYDNSLVYHIIDGTEAKPGEFPYMVTLGYENENAEQDGQQINYDCGGSLISFEHVLTAAHCVHNINKKVPVEIRLGNEDLTSNDDSVQRIPISDIMYHPEYKISIHYYDVAILKLKTKVKMSNNVKPICLQTKSLDTITMSSKTSLVAIGWGATSNGGEKSNKLMRTPSLSLVGREECAKHYEGMRQLPRGFDDSMICAIDRNISRRSDACQGDSGGPLLMISENGDSIVGITAFGQACGTATPGVYMSVLSFLDWIEEQVWSPPQTNNKFTFSFNFTIRNAEPEEPVVSKLI from the exons ATGGAGATACGCAACAACGTGCTGCTAGTAGTGCTGTTCCAATTGTGCATCTGCTCGCTGACGATCGGACTCCCGTTGGATCTGCAAG aAGGTAGCGCGTGCACATTGGAGAATGGAGGCCCAGGTGTGTGCCAAAAGTTGCAAAATTGTCCAGAAAGGATCAAGGAAGTGGAAGAAGGCAAAAGAGACTGGGATGCAGCAGGAAGATGCGGCTTCGTAGGTTTCATGGAGATCGTTTGCTGTCCAGGGACGACCACTATCATCGACAAGCTCAATCCGAGGCCCTCCGAAGCTG CTTGCAACGCATACGATAACAGTTTGGTGTACCATATAATCGATGGTACCGAGGCGAAACCCGGTGAATTCCCATACATGGTTACTCTAGGATATGAAAACGAAAACGCTGAGCAGGACGGGCAACAAATTAACTATGACTGCGGCGGTAGCTTGATATCTTTTGAACATGTGTTAACCGCAGCCCATTGTGtgcacaatataaataaaaaagttccGGTAGAG ATAAGATTAGGCAATGAAGATCTAACTAGCAACGACGATAGTGTGCAACGCATCCCAATCAGCGACATAATGTACCATCCGGAATATAAGATCAGCATACACTATTATGACGTGGCGATTTTGAAGTTGAAgacaaaagtaaaaatgtcGAATAATGTGAAACCTATCTGTCTTCAAACTAAATCTTTGGATACTATAACTATGTCATCGAAAACATCTTTAGTTGCGATTGGATGGGGTGCAACAAGTAATGGAGGGGAAAAATCTAATAAACTGATGAGGACGCCTAGTCTCAG TCTTGTGGGGAGAGAAGAATGTGCCAAGCATTACGAAGGAATGCGTCAATTACCTCGAGGTTTCGACGACAGTATGATCTGCGCAATCGACAGAAACATTAGCAGAAGATCGGACGCCTGTCAAGGGGACAGCGGAGGACCACTGTTAATGATATCCGAGAACGGTGACAGCATCGTCGGGATCACAGCGTTTGGCCAAGCCTGCGGTACTGCTACTCCTGGCGTTTATATGTCGGTGCTTTCATTTTTAGACTGGATCGAGGAGCAAGTGTGGTCGCCACCGCAaacgaacaataaatttaccttttcctttaatttcacTATAAGAAATGCTGAACCGGAAGAGCCAGTAGTAAGTAAGTTGATATGA